In Paenibacillus sp. G2S3, a single window of DNA contains:
- the rplL gene encoding 50S ribosomal protein L7/L12 yields the protein MSKEAILEAIKGMSVLELNDLVKAIEEEFGVTAAAPVAAGGAVAAVAEEQSEFDVILTGAGASKINVIKIVREITGLGLKEAKDLVDNAPKAIKEKVSKEEAEATKAKLEEAGAAVEVK from the coding sequence ATGAGTAAAGAAGCAATCTTGGAAGCAATTAAAGGCATGAGCGTATTGGAACTGAACGACCTGGTTAAAGCAATTGAAGAAGAATTCGGCGTAACAGCAGCAGCTCCAGTAGCAGCTGGCGGTGCGGTAGCAGCAGTAGCTGAAGAGCAATCCGAATTTGACGTAATTTTGACAGGCGCTGGCGCTTCCAAAATCAACGTTATCAAAATCGTTCGCGAAATCACAGGCCTTGGCTTGAAAGAAGCTAAAGACCTTGTAGACAACGCACCAAAAGCAATCAAAGAAAAAGTAAGCAAAGAAGAAGCCGAAGCTACTAAAGCAAAATTGGAAGAAGCAGGCGCAGCTGTAGAAGTGAAGTAA
- the rplK gene encoding 50S ribosomal protein L11, with protein sequence MAKKVIKMVKLQIPAGKANPAPPVGPALGQAGVNIMAFCKEFNARTADQAGLIIPVEITVFEDRSFTFITKTPPAAVLLRIAAKVEKGSGEPNKKKVAKIGRAAVREIAETKMPDLNAASVEAAMRMVEGTARSMGITIED encoded by the coding sequence ATGGCTAAAAAAGTTATTAAAATGGTGAAACTGCAGATTCCTGCAGGGAAAGCGAATCCAGCGCCTCCAGTAGGTCCGGCGTTAGGTCAAGCAGGTGTCAACATCATGGCATTCTGTAAGGAATTTAATGCTCGTACTGCCGACCAGGCTGGCTTGATCATTCCGGTTGAAATTACAGTATTTGAAGACCGTTCCTTTACGTTCATCACTAAAACTCCTCCGGCTGCTGTTCTGCTTCGCATCGCTGCTAAAGTAGAAAAAGGATCCGGCGAACCAAACAAGAAAAAAGTAGCAAAAATCGGCCGCGCAGCGGTTCGTGAAATTGCTGAAACAAAAATGCCCGACCTTAACGCTGCATCTGTAGAAGCTGCAATGCGTATGGTTGAAGGTACTGCTCGCAGTATGGGTATCACAATCGAAGACTAG
- the rpmG gene encoding 50S ribosomal protein L33: MRVIITLACTSCKQRNYATTKNKRNHPDRMEMKKFCKYCNSQTPHRETR; this comes from the coding sequence ATGCGGGTAATTATCACTTTGGCTTGTACAAGTTGCAAACAAAGAAACTATGCGACTACCAAAAACAAGCGAAATCACCCCGACCGCATGGAGATGAAGAAATTTTGCAAGTATTGTAACTCGCAAACTCCTCATCGCGAAACCAGATAG
- the cysE gene encoding serine O-acetyltransferase produces MFKHVKSDIRAVFDNDPAARSWFEVVFTYAGLHAIWGHRIAHSFFKRRWYTMARMVSQFSRFMTGVEIHPGAVIGNRLFIDHGMGIVIGETCEIGDDVIIYQGVTLGGTGKEKGKRHPTVGNNVVIGSGAKVLGSFRIGDNSNIGSNAVVLREVPNNSTVVGNPGRVVKRNGERVSDRLDHTKMPDPLVDSLRFLQKEIEEIREKLGEEDKQKTAQRLVETQQYIGDYEI; encoded by the coding sequence ATGTTTAAGCATGTTAAGTCGGACATTCGGGCGGTATTTGATAACGATCCCGCTGCCCGCAGCTGGTTCGAGGTTGTCTTCACATATGCAGGGTTGCACGCCATTTGGGGTCACCGGATTGCCCATTCTTTTTTCAAACGCCGCTGGTATACAATGGCCCGTATGGTCTCACAGTTTAGTAGATTTATGACCGGTGTTGAGATCCATCCCGGAGCTGTCATCGGAAACAGGCTATTTATCGATCATGGTATGGGGATTGTTATTGGAGAAACCTGTGAAATCGGTGATGATGTTATTATCTATCAAGGGGTTACACTCGGGGGAACAGGGAAAGAAAAAGGTAAGCGCCATCCGACAGTTGGCAACAATGTAGTTATTGGTTCTGGTGCGAAGGTATTAGGATCGTTTCGTATCGGCGACAATTCAAATATAGGTTCGAATGCAGTTGTATTGCGTGAAGTGCCGAATAACAGTACGGTAGTAGGAAATCCAGGTCGTGTAGTAAAACGTAACGGTGAACGTGTATCCGATCGCTTGGATCATACCAAGATGCCAGACCCGCTTGTAGATTCACTTCGCTTTCTGCAGAAAGAAATCGAAGAGATCAGAGAGAAGCTTGGCGAAGAAGATAAGCAAAAGACCGCGCAGCGGCTAGTCGAAACTCAGCAGTACATTGGCGATTACGAAATTTAA
- the rplA gene encoding 50S ribosomal protein L1: MAKHGKKYQEAAKLINSEATYEPSEAVELVKKAATAKFDETVEAAVRLGVDPRKQDQAVRGVVVLPHGTGKTQRVLVFAKGEKAKEAEAAGADFVGDQDMINKIQQGWFEFDVCVATPDMMSEVGKLGRLLGGKGLMPNPKAGTVTFDVTKAVQEIKAGKIEYRLDKAGQIHAPIGKVSFDAAQLNDNLKALIDALNRAKPAAAKGVYLKGISISSTMGPSARVNTTVFR, translated from the coding sequence ATGGCTAAACATGGTAAGAAATACCAAGAAGCTGCTAAGCTGATCAACAGCGAAGCAACTTACGAGCCTTCAGAAGCTGTAGAGCTTGTGAAAAAGGCAGCGACTGCAAAATTCGACGAAACCGTTGAAGCAGCAGTTCGTCTGGGTGTAGACCCGCGTAAACAAGACCAAGCAGTTCGTGGTGTTGTTGTCCTGCCTCACGGCACTGGTAAAACACAACGCGTGCTTGTATTTGCAAAAGGTGAAAAAGCGAAAGAGGCAGAAGCTGCTGGCGCGGATTTTGTTGGTGATCAAGACATGATCAACAAAATTCAACAAGGCTGGTTTGAATTTGATGTCTGCGTAGCTACACCTGATATGATGAGTGAAGTCGGTAAACTGGGTCGTTTGCTTGGTGGTAAAGGTCTTATGCCTAACCCTAAAGCTGGCACAGTTACATTCGATGTTACTAAGGCTGTGCAAGAAATCAAAGCCGGTAAAATTGAATATCGTCTTGACAAAGCAGGTCAAATTCACGCGCCAATCGGCAAAGTGTCCTTTGATGCTGCACAATTGAACGATAACCTTAAAGCTCTTATCGACGCTTTGAACCGTGCGAAACCAGCTGCTGCTAAAGGTGTATACCTTAAAGGCATCTCGATTTCTTCCACAATGGGACCTAGCGCTCGTGTGAACACAACCGTCTTCAGATAA
- the rplJ gene encoding 50S ribosomal protein L10 → MANAKVIQAKQDAVDVVTAKLQNSLSTVVADYRGLNVSQVTELRKQLREAGVEFQVLKNTLLRRATAAAELTELDEVLTGPTAIAFSTTDAVAPAKILNDFAKKNDALKLKGGVVEGRVIDADQLKALAELPSRDGLLSMLLSVLQAPMRNFALAVKAVAEKEEQSA, encoded by the coding sequence TTGGCAAATGCAAAAGTAATTCAAGCAAAACAGGATGCGGTTGACGTCGTTACTGCGAAACTGCAAAACAGTCTTTCGACTGTTGTAGCGGACTACCGTGGATTGAACGTTTCCCAAGTGACTGAACTGCGTAAGCAACTTCGTGAAGCTGGCGTTGAGTTTCAAGTCCTGAAGAACACATTGCTACGTCGCGCAACTGCTGCGGCTGAGTTGACTGAGTTGGATGAAGTTTTGACTGGTCCAACAGCTATCGCATTCAGCACAACTGATGCAGTGGCTCCAGCTAAAATTTTGAACGATTTCGCCAAGAAAAACGACGCTTTGAAATTGAAAGGCGGCGTAGTTGAAGGACGTGTCATCGACGCGGACCAATTGAAAGCACTGGCTGAGCTTCCATCCCGCGATGGTTTGCTGTCCATGCTGCTTAGCGTACTTCAAGCTCCAATGCGCAACTTCGCGCTTGCAGTTAAAGCTGTTGCTGAAAAAGAAGAACAAAGCGCGTAA
- a CDS encoding Mini-ribonuclease 3 produces the protein MSEERKFQNGWFPYEPSKPARLLSPIVLAYVGDAIYEVSVRQYLVSLPNLRPNHLHRSATGLVSAKAQSAILGFLEPSLTEEEKDVARQGRNAKSGSIPKNADVLEYRHATAFECLIGYLYYTGQQERIQEIVNSGIQFMLNQP, from the coding sequence ATGAGTGAGGAACGCAAGTTTCAGAACGGATGGTTTCCTTACGAGCCTTCCAAACCTGCGCGACTCCTCTCGCCAATTGTGCTTGCCTATGTAGGAGATGCTATTTACGAAGTGTCAGTTCGCCAGTATTTAGTATCTCTTCCGAATTTGCGCCCAAATCATTTGCATCGCTCTGCTACAGGACTTGTATCCGCTAAGGCGCAGAGTGCAATTCTCGGATTTTTGGAGCCAAGTCTCACAGAAGAGGAAAAAGATGTCGCCCGTCAGGGGAGAAATGCTAAATCGGGAAGTATTCCTAAGAATGCAGATGTGCTTGAATACCGTCATGCTACTGCTTTTGAGTGCCTGATTGGTTACTTATACTACACAGGTCAACAGGAGAGAATACAAGAAATTGTGAACAGTGGCATACAGTTTATGTTGAATCAGCCGTGA
- the gltX gene encoding glutamate--tRNA ligase, translating into MTDQVRVRYAPSPTGHLHIGNARTALFNYLFARNKGGKFIIRIEDTDVKRNVAGGEESQLKYLKWLGMDWDESVDVGGEYGPYRQTERLDLYRVYWQELLDKGLAYRCYCTEEELEAEREEQTARGETPRYSGKHRDLTEEQRLAFEAEGRVASIRFRVPEDRTYTFDDIVKGTISFDTKEMGDFVIVKKDGIPTYNFAVAVDDYLMAITHVLRGEDHISNTPRQLMIYEALGWKPPIFGHMTLIVGDNHKKLSKRDQSVITFIEQYDELGYLPEALVNFISLLGWSPEGEEEIFSKEELISIFDADRLSKSPAVFDKHKLAHLNNHYIKHADPKRISALAIPHLQKAGKIPAELNDEQQAWAESLVALYQEQMTSASDIVELSELFFRSHLELETEAAQVLAESQVPEVLSAFLAKVEACQDFSASNMAVLIKEVQKETGHKGKALFMPIRVALTGQTHGRDLNITIALLGQNRVIERLKSQIKGA; encoded by the coding sequence ATGACGGATCAAGTCCGGGTGCGTTACGCACCGAGCCCTACGGGACATTTACATATAGGTAACGCCAGAACGGCGCTGTTTAACTATCTGTTCGCCCGTAATAAAGGCGGTAAATTCATTATCAGAATTGAAGATACAGACGTGAAGCGCAATGTCGCAGGCGGTGAAGAGAGCCAGCTTAAGTATTTGAAATGGCTAGGTATGGATTGGGATGAGAGTGTTGATGTTGGCGGAGAGTACGGACCTTACCGCCAGACTGAACGCCTTGACCTATATCGTGTATATTGGCAGGAATTGCTGGATAAAGGTTTGGCTTACCGCTGTTATTGCACGGAGGAAGAACTGGAAGCGGAACGTGAAGAACAGACTGCACGTGGAGAAACACCTCGTTATTCCGGCAAACACCGTGATTTGACGGAAGAGCAGCGCCTTGCCTTTGAAGCTGAGGGACGAGTAGCTAGCATTCGCTTCCGTGTACCAGAGGATCGTACGTACACGTTCGATGATATCGTAAAAGGTACTATTTCTTTTGATACGAAAGAAATGGGTGATTTTGTTATCGTGAAGAAGGACGGAATTCCGACCTATAACTTTGCGGTAGCTGTTGATGATTATTTGATGGCTATCACCCATGTATTACGTGGGGAAGATCATATTTCCAACACACCACGTCAGCTTATGATCTATGAGGCTCTTGGTTGGAAACCACCAATATTTGGTCATATGACACTGATTGTCGGTGATAACCATAAGAAGCTTAGCAAGCGGGATCAATCTGTAATTACATTTATTGAGCAATATGATGAATTGGGTTACTTGCCTGAGGCTTTGGTTAACTTCATTTCTCTACTGGGCTGGTCACCAGAGGGAGAAGAGGAGATCTTCAGTAAAGAAGAACTTATTTCTATTTTTGATGCGGACCGTTTGTCCAAAAGCCCGGCTGTATTCGATAAGCACAAGTTGGCGCATCTAAATAATCACTATATTAAGCATGCTGATCCTAAACGGATCTCGGCATTAGCGATTCCACATCTGCAAAAAGCGGGGAAAATACCGGCTGAGCTGAATGATGAGCAGCAGGCATGGGCAGAAAGCCTTGTAGCACTGTATCAAGAGCAGATGACCTCTGCCTCCGATATCGTAGAGCTATCTGAACTATTCTTCCGCAGCCATCTGGAGTTAGAAACAGAAGCAGCGCAGGTTCTGGCTGAAAGCCAAGTGCCTGAGGTTTTGTCTGCTTTCCTAGCTAAGGTTGAAGCCTGTCAGGATTTCAGTGCTAGCAACATGGCTGTTCTAATCAAAGAAGTGCAGAAGGAAACAGGGCACAAAGGTAAAGCGCTCTTTATGCCGATACGTGTGGCTTTGACCGGACAAACGCACGGACGTGATCTTAATATAACGATTGCTTTGCTCGGTCAAAACCGAGTGATCGAACGTTTGAAATCACAAATAAAGGGAGCTTAA
- the ispF gene encoding 2-C-methyl-D-erythritol 2,4-cyclodiphosphate synthase has translation MIAVGQGFDVHQLVEGRPCIIGGVTIPYEKGLLGHSDADVLLHAVSDAILGALGLGDIGRHFPDTDPAFKDADSLKLLEQVWALASERGYKLGNIDSTIIAQKPKMAPYIPQMTEIIARALHADPSKVNVKATTTEQLGFAGRGEGIAAQSIVCLLQDVISS, from the coding sequence ATGATCGCTGTAGGACAAGGATTTGATGTACATCAATTGGTTGAGGGAAGGCCTTGTATTATTGGAGGCGTTACGATTCCTTATGAAAAAGGATTACTGGGACATTCCGATGCAGATGTGCTGCTGCACGCAGTAAGTGACGCTATTCTAGGCGCACTAGGACTTGGTGATATCGGCAGACATTTTCCGGACACAGATCCAGCGTTTAAGGACGCGGATAGCTTGAAATTATTAGAACAAGTGTGGGCACTTGCTAGCGAGCGAGGTTATAAGCTTGGAAATATCGATTCAACGATTATTGCCCAAAAACCAAAGATGGCTCCTTACATTCCTCAAATGACGGAAATCATCGCTCGTGCACTTCACGCGGATCCGTCCAAGGTGAATGTTAAAGCTACCACTACTGAGCAGCTTGGTTTTGCCGGTCGTGGCGAAGGAATTGCCGCGCAATCTATTGTCTGTCTACTCCAAGATGTGATATCATCTTGA
- the nusG gene encoding transcription termination/antitermination protein NusG, producing MEKRWYVVHTYSGYENKVKANLEKRVESMGMEDKIFRVLVPMEEEIVNKDGKKKTVMRKVYPGYVLVEMVQTDDSWYVVRNTPGVTGFVGSTGSGSKPTALLPEEVEQILKHMGMVEPKAKIDFEIKESVRIMVGPFANFVGSVEEILADKSKIKVHVNMFGRETPLELDFTQVEKI from the coding sequence ATGGAAAAAAGATGGTATGTCGTTCATACCTATTCTGGGTATGAGAATAAGGTCAAAGCCAATTTGGAAAAGCGCGTTGAGTCCATGGGCATGGAAGACAAAATATTCCGCGTTCTTGTTCCTATGGAAGAAGAAATCGTAAACAAAGACGGTAAGAAAAAAACCGTTATGCGTAAAGTTTACCCGGGTTATGTTTTGGTGGAAATGGTTCAGACTGATGATTCCTGGTATGTTGTCCGCAATACTCCGGGCGTTACTGGATTTGTTGGTTCGACAGGCTCAGGGTCTAAACCAACAGCTTTGCTTCCGGAAGAGGTAGAACAAATTCTGAAGCATATGGGCATGGTTGAACCTAAAGCGAAGATTGATTTCGAAATCAAGGAATCCGTACGTATTATGGTTGGTCCGTTTGCGAATTTTGTGGGATCCGTGGAAGAAATTTTGGCTGACAAGAGCAAGATCAAAGTGCATGTGAACATGTTTGGACGGGAAACCCCGCTAGAGTTGGATTTCACTCAAGTGGAGAAAATATAA
- the sigH gene encoding RNA polymerase sporulation sigma factor SigH — translation MSVDLKEIMLSEYDFISDEDIVEAFRGGDSGALEHLINKYRNFVRAKARSYFLIGADREDIVQEGMIGLYKAIRDFKGDKLSSFKAFAELCITRQIITAIKTATRQKHIPLNSYVSLDKPIYDEDSDRTLMDVICGTQVLDPEELIINQEEFIGLEDKMAEILSDLERKVLMLYLDGRSYQEIAEDLKRHVKSIDNALQRVKRKLERYLEVRDN, via the coding sequence GTGAGTGTCGACCTCAAGGAAATAATGCTATCCGAGTATGATTTCATAAGTGATGAAGATATTGTCGAGGCTTTCCGTGGTGGCGACAGTGGCGCATTAGAACACTTAATTAATAAATACCGTAATTTTGTACGTGCTAAAGCCCGCTCTTATTTCTTGATCGGGGCAGACCGTGAAGATATTGTTCAAGAAGGAATGATTGGTCTATACAAGGCTATTCGTGACTTTAAAGGTGACAAGCTCTCTTCATTCAAGGCTTTTGCTGAGCTCTGCATAACACGTCAAATTATAACCGCTATTAAGACGGCCACTCGTCAGAAGCATATTCCGCTCAATTCATATGTTTCTTTGGACAAGCCCATTTATGATGAAGATTCCGACCGGACGCTTATGGATGTCATTTGTGGAACTCAGGTACTGGATCCAGAAGAGCTAATTATCAATCAAGAAGAATTCATTGGACTTGAAGATAAGATGGCGGAGATTTTAAGTGACCTAGAGCGCAAGGTTCTGATGTTGTATTTAGACGGAAGATCTTATCAGGAAATTGCTGAAGATCTAAAGCGACATGTGAAATCTATTGACAACGCTTTACAACGAGTAAAGCGGAAATTAGAAAGATATCTAGAAGTGCGTGACAATTAA
- a CDS encoding NYN domain-containing protein — protein sequence MADWRDVLLVDGYNMIGGWPELAALSQIGMQEARDRLMDLLADYQAYSGRRVIAVFDAYRVPGLGRSFVQGKVQVFFTKEKETADECIERLVGEFSNRRRQIYVATSDFVEQHIIFAQGALRISARELHLEIEENQKQVKKAIEPGSISSTRHSLEEKLPPDVRSKLENWRRQ from the coding sequence ATGGCCGACTGGCGCGATGTGCTGCTTGTGGACGGATATAATATGATCGGTGGCTGGCCGGAACTTGCGGCACTGTCCCAGATTGGTATGCAGGAAGCACGAGACCGCTTGATGGATTTGCTGGCCGATTACCAGGCTTACTCAGGACGACGAGTTATTGCTGTGTTTGATGCATACCGCGTTCCAGGATTGGGGCGGTCATTTGTCCAGGGGAAAGTCCAGGTGTTTTTCACCAAGGAAAAAGAAACCGCAGATGAATGCATCGAGCGACTGGTTGGGGAATTTAGCAACCGCCGTCGGCAGATCTATGTTGCGACGAGTGACTTTGTGGAGCAGCATATTATTTTTGCTCAAGGTGCACTGCGGATTTCTGCAAGAGAATTGCATCTAGAAATAGAAGAGAACCAGAAACAAGTGAAAAAGGCTATCGAACCGGGAAGCATCAGTTCTACACGTCATTCTTTGGAAGAAAAACTTCCTCCTGATGTGCGGAGTAAACTGGAAAATTGGCGTAGGCAGTGA
- the cysS gene encoding cysteine--tRNA ligase, translated as MALQIYNTMTRSKEQFVPQESGKVKMYVCGPTVYGYMHIGNARPIIVFDMVRNYLEQLGNEVRYVTNFTDVDDKLIRKAEEMNTSVAEVAEIFINAYREDLEGLGVKPATLNPRVTESMELIIEFIKELEEKGYAYESGGDVYYRTSKFEDYGKLSRQNLDELQFGIRVEVDSRKEKPEDFVLWKAAKPGEVYWQSPWGNGRPGWHIECSAMAREFLGDTIDIHGGGQDLQFPHHECECAQTEALTGKPLSNYWMHNGFINIGDEKMSKSLGNGWLVKDIRGQFKAGTIRYFMLSTHYRNPLNFSVDSMTSAEKSVERISLAESNVKHRLELAAEGAQGEVSLEINDKLSAIVANFHARMQDDFNTPDAITAMFDWVSLANHTLANNEAAPADFAALLQAFGEMNALLRLTPELEEEEIASEEVERLIAERVEARKNKNWSRSDEIRDELGRLGILLEDTPQGMRWRRK; from the coding sequence ATGGCTTTACAAATTTACAACACAATGACACGCAGCAAGGAGCAGTTTGTGCCCCAGGAGTCGGGCAAAGTGAAAATGTATGTATGTGGTCCAACCGTTTATGGATATATGCATATCGGAAATGCTAGACCTATTATTGTCTTTGATATGGTCCGGAATTATTTGGAGCAACTCGGTAATGAGGTACGGTATGTTACGAACTTTACAGATGTAGATGATAAACTGATACGCAAAGCAGAAGAAATGAACACTTCAGTAGCTGAGGTTGCTGAAATTTTCATTAATGCTTATCGTGAGGATCTTGAAGGGCTTGGAGTAAAACCGGCAACACTGAATCCGCGGGTAACAGAAAGCATGGAGTTGATCATTGAATTCATTAAAGAGCTTGAGGAAAAAGGATATGCCTACGAGAGTGGTGGCGATGTTTACTACCGTACATCCAAATTTGAAGACTATGGTAAGCTGTCCCGTCAGAACCTAGATGAATTGCAGTTTGGTATTCGCGTGGAGGTAGACTCACGTAAAGAGAAGCCTGAAGATTTTGTGTTGTGGAAAGCAGCAAAACCAGGTGAAGTGTATTGGCAGAGCCCATGGGGAAATGGACGCCCAGGCTGGCATATTGAATGCTCGGCCATGGCAAGAGAGTTCTTGGGGGATACGATCGACATCCACGGGGGTGGACAAGATTTGCAGTTCCCGCATCATGAATGCGAATGCGCTCAGACAGAAGCTCTGACGGGTAAGCCACTCTCTAATTACTGGATGCACAATGGATTTATCAACATCGGTGATGAAAAAATGTCGAAATCATTGGGTAACGGTTGGCTTGTAAAAGATATCCGTGGGCAATTTAAAGCTGGAACCATTCGTTATTTCATGCTATCGACACATTACCGTAATCCGTTGAACTTCTCGGTGGATTCCATGACTTCAGCCGAAAAGAGCGTAGAACGTATCTCACTTGCAGAAAGTAACGTTAAGCATCGTCTTGAACTTGCTGCTGAAGGTGCTCAGGGCGAGGTCAGCTTAGAGATTAATGATAAGTTATCTGCTATTGTGGCCAATTTCCATGCCAGAATGCAGGATGACTTTAATACCCCTGATGCGATCACCGCTATGTTTGATTGGGTGAGTCTTGCCAACCATACCCTTGCAAATAATGAGGCAGCCCCTGCTGATTTTGCTGCGTTGCTGCAAGCTTTTGGGGAAATGAATGCTTTACTACGTTTGACACCTGAGCTTGAAGAAGAAGAGATCGCGAGTGAAGAAGTTGAACGATTGATCGCGGAGCGGGTTGAAGCGCGTAAGAATAAGAATTGGAGCCGGTCCGATGAGATTCGTGATGAATTGGGGCGCTTGGGCATATTGCTTGAGGATACTCCGCAAGGAATGCGGTGGCGGCGTAAATGA
- the secE gene encoding preprotein translocase subunit SecE, protein MKRSFKSMFSFFTESWSELKKVRWPSRKELTNYTLIVLGTIVVVAIYFWVLDIGISAVIEAII, encoded by the coding sequence ATGAAACGTAGTTTCAAGTCTATGTTTTCCTTTTTCACTGAGAGCTGGAGTGAACTCAAAAAAGTTCGCTGGCCAAGTCGTAAAGAATTGACCAACTATACATTGATCGTTCTCGGTACAATAGTAGTTGTCGCTATTTACTTCTGGGTTCTGGACATCGGTATTTCCGCTGTGATTGAAGCGATTATTTAG
- the rlmB gene encoding 23S rRNA (guanosine(2251)-2'-O)-methyltransferase RlmB produces the protein MEEDLKTEEEILAGKHSVLEALRAGRTLNKIWIAETAQKHLTAPIVAEARKAGIVIQHVDKRKLDQLAPGVQHQGVVAQAAPFAYVEVDDLLAAAEAKGEPAFLILLDEIEDPHNLGSILRTADCTGVHGVIVPKRRSAQITATVSKTSAGAVEYVPVARVTNLGQTIDRLKEQGVWVVGTDVDTDQNLFGSNIFTGPVAVIIGNENKGMGRLIREKCDVLLKLPMAGKINSLNASVAAGVIMYEVVRLRQQQG, from the coding sequence ATGGAAGAGGATTTGAAGACAGAAGAGGAAATATTGGCTGGGAAGCATTCAGTGCTTGAGGCGCTTCGTGCGGGTCGTACATTAAATAAAATATGGATTGCAGAAACGGCTCAGAAGCATCTGACCGCACCAATCGTAGCTGAAGCACGTAAAGCGGGGATTGTCATTCAGCATGTGGACAAGCGTAAGCTGGATCAACTTGCTCCTGGAGTGCAACATCAGGGGGTAGTTGCTCAAGCGGCACCATTTGCCTATGTTGAGGTAGATGATCTGCTGGCTGCAGCTGAAGCCAAAGGAGAGCCCGCATTCCTGATTTTGCTGGATGAGATCGAAGATCCACATAATCTGGGATCTATTCTGCGGACAGCAGATTGTACTGGAGTGCACGGAGTAATCGTACCTAAACGTCGTTCGGCTCAGATTACTGCTACTGTCTCCAAAACATCGGCCGGTGCCGTGGAATATGTTCCGGTTGCGCGGGTCACTAACCTAGGTCAAACCATTGATCGTCTGAAAGAGCAGGGAGTCTGGGTAGTAGGTACGGATGTGGATACAGATCAGAATCTGTTTGGATCCAATATTTTCACAGGACCGGTAGCTGTTATAATCGGTAATGAGAATAAAGGGATGGGACGCCTGATTCGTGAAAAATGTGATGTATTACTTAAGCTGCCGATGGCCGGAAAGATCAATTCATTAAATGCCTCTGTCGCCGCAGGAGTCATTATGTATGAAGTGGTACGCCTTCGGCAACAGCAGGGATAA
- a CDS encoding class I SAM-dependent methyltransferase, translating into MSQHYYSQQPEVRHDRRTIDTVLRGKSFRFTSDAGVFSKGDIDYGSRVLIEAMIIPDGSAVLDVGCGYGPIGISAAYLAPKGQVTMIDINSRAVELARENAQHNGIRNVTVMESDVLGALNEQQKFDVILTNPPIRAGKAVVHQIFEEAYEHLNEGGFLWIVIQKKQGAPSAVAKLESLFRVVEEVGKDKGYRIIKAQK; encoded by the coding sequence ATGTCGCAACATTATTATTCGCAGCAACCGGAAGTGCGTCATGACAGACGTACCATCGACACCGTTCTAAGAGGCAAAAGCTTTCGTTTTACGAGCGATGCGGGTGTGTTCTCTAAAGGAGACATTGATTACGGTAGCCGAGTTCTCATTGAAGCTATGATTATTCCGGACGGTTCGGCAGTGCTTGATGTGGGTTGTGGATATGGCCCGATAGGCATAAGTGCAGCATACCTAGCCCCCAAAGGGCAAGTGACGATGATTGATATTAACAGTCGTGCGGTAGAACTTGCGCGTGAGAATGCTCAGCACAATGGAATCCGGAATGTTACGGTAATGGAAAGCGATGTGCTCGGCGCATTGAATGAACAGCAAAAGTTCGATGTGATTCTTACCAATCCTCCGATACGTGCGGGAAAAGCTGTAGTGCATCAGATTTTTGAAGAAGCTTATGAACATTTGAATGAGGGTGGCTTTCTGTGGATTGTAATTCAGAAGAAGCAGGGTGCTCCATCAGCGGTAGCTAAACTTGAAAGCTTGTTCCGGGTAGTGGAAGAAGTGGGCAAAGATAAAGGTTATCGCATTATTAAAGCTCAAAAATAA